A genomic segment from Acidobacteriota bacterium encodes:
- a CDS encoding bifunctional helix-turn-helix transcriptional regulator/GNAT family N-acetyltransferase: METIRKLGILALGSRLKRLSDRLMQDAGLVYREAGLNFESRWFLIFYQLAESGPLSVTAIAEAVGITHPAVNQVAAEMEKAGLITSSADNRDRRRRILALSPRGRTLDAAIRPVWEDIETATQGLVQESGTDLLAAVEAVEDALARRSMLERIQRCTDERRAGSVRILDFEPRFRKYFGILNYQWLRKHFQVEDPDREVLENPEERVLAPGGRIFFAETGGRIVGTCALVRLGDRSFELSKMAVEEKFQRRGIGERLARHALAAARDLGAETVVLHTSLKLEAAVALYRKLGFEPVPLTDPTHFQRPTVRMAKRLNTASVND; the protein is encoded by the coding sequence ATGGAAACGATCCGAAAACTGGGCATACTGGCACTCGGCAGCCGCCTCAAACGGTTGAGCGACCGGCTCATGCAGGATGCCGGCCTCGTTTATCGGGAAGCGGGGCTGAACTTCGAGTCCCGGTGGTTCCTCATCTTCTACCAGCTGGCCGAGTCCGGTCCCCTGTCCGTCACGGCCATCGCCGAAGCCGTGGGCATCACCCACCCCGCCGTCAACCAGGTCGCCGCCGAGATGGAAAAGGCCGGCCTGATCACCTCGTCCGCCGACAACCGCGACCGTCGCCGGCGGATCCTGGCCCTGTCGCCGCGGGGGAGAACGCTCGATGCCGCCATCCGCCCGGTCTGGGAAGACATCGAAACCGCCACGCAGGGACTGGTCCAGGAGTCGGGGACCGACCTCCTGGCGGCCGTCGAGGCCGTCGAGGACGCCCTGGCGCGGCGGAGCATGCTGGAACGTATCCAGCGCTGCACCGATGAACGCCGTGCCGGTTCCGTCCGGATCCTGGACTTCGAACCGCGATTCCGGAAATACTTCGGCATCCTGAATTACCAGTGGCTGCGCAAGCACTTCCAGGTCGAGGACCCCGACCGGGAGGTCCTGGAAAACCCGGAGGAGCGGGTGCTGGCCCCGGGCGGGCGGATCTTCTTCGCCGAGACGGGGGGCCGGATCGTGGGGACCTGCGCCCTGGTCCGCCTCGGCGACCGGTCCTTCGAACTGTCCAAGATGGCCGTGGAGGAGAAGTTCCAGCGACGGGGGATCGGCGAGCGGCTGGCCCGCCACGCCCTGGCGGCGGCCCGCGACCTGGGCGCGGAGACGGTGGTCCTCCACACCAGCCTGAAGCTGGAGGCCGCCGTCGCCCTCTACCGGAAGCTCGGGTTCGAGCCGGTCCCGCTCACCGACCCGACGCACTTCCAGCGGCCCACCGTCAGGATGGCGAAGCGGCTGAACACAGCCTCTGTCAACGATTGA
- a CDS encoding S41 family peptidase, whose translation MKNLLCAVFALCLFLGPVPAQVQPAPLSPEAKAAVVNTLADLLKAKYVFPETALKMGDLLRKNLASGAYDAIEAPDAFARRLTADLDSVGHDKHMRVSYAPDLIRQSKNRTSSEETELKQRQKRRERQDNYGFREVRTLPGNLGYLKFDFFSEDPDAFPVAVGAMAFLASADALVIDLRDNGGGNPVMIQLITSYFFEGGPVHLNSFEYRDGNRTEQFWTLPYVPGKRIPATDLYVLTSERTFSGAEEFSYNLKNLKRATLVGETTGGGAHPVRQEVINDDFWVGIPYARAVNPVSKTNWEGTGVEPDVKVPAEKALDTACALALEKLAAKATDTDSRRFCLWHRDGLKAKLEPLTLPESALQACVGTYGPRRVTLENGSLYYQREGRPKGKLTPVTPDCFALEAAPAFRLKFVRSGDKVTAVEGHYEDGRVDVTPRTE comes from the coding sequence ATGAAAAACCTGTTGTGCGCCGTTTTCGCCCTGTGCCTTTTTCTCGGCCCCGTCCCCGCCCAGGTGCAGCCGGCCCCGCTGTCCCCCGAGGCGAAGGCGGCGGTGGTGAACACGCTGGCCGACCTGCTGAAGGCGAAGTACGTCTTTCCGGAGACCGCCCTGAAGATGGGGGACCTGCTCCGGAAGAACCTGGCCTCCGGCGCCTACGACGCCATCGAAGCCCCCGACGCGTTCGCGCGGCGGCTGACCGCGGACCTCGATTCCGTCGGCCACGACAAGCACATGCGGGTGTCTTACGCCCCGGACCTGATCCGCCAGTCGAAAAACCGGACCTCCAGCGAGGAGACCGAGCTGAAGCAGCGCCAGAAACGGCGGGAACGGCAGGACAACTACGGTTTCAGGGAAGTGCGGACCCTGCCGGGCAACCTCGGTTACCTGAAGTTCGACTTTTTCAGCGAGGACCCCGACGCGTTCCCCGTGGCCGTCGGGGCGATGGCCTTCCTCGCCTCCGCCGACGCGCTGGTCATCGACCTGCGGGACAACGGCGGAGGGAACCCCGTGATGATCCAGCTGATCACCAGCTACTTCTTCGAGGGGGGCCCCGTGCACCTCAACTCCTTCGAATACCGCGACGGGAACCGGACGGAGCAGTTCTGGACGCTCCCCTACGTCCCCGGGAAGCGGATCCCCGCCACCGACCTCTACGTGCTGACCAGCGAACGGACCTTCTCCGGCGCCGAGGAATTCTCCTACAACCTCAAGAACCTCAAGCGCGCCACCCTCGTGGGCGAGACCACCGGCGGCGGGGCCCACCCCGTGAGGCAGGAGGTGATCAACGACGACTTCTGGGTGGGGATCCCCTACGCCCGGGCCGTCAACCCCGTCTCGAAGACGAACTGGGAGGGGACCGGCGTGGAGCCCGACGTGAAGGTCCCCGCGGAGAAGGCCCTCGACACCGCCTGCGCCCTGGCGCTGGAGAAACTGGCCGCCAAGGCGACGGACACCGACTCCCGGCGCTTCTGCCTCTGGCATCGGGACGGGCTGAAGGCGAAGCTCGAGCCGCTGACCTTGCCCGAGTCGGCCCTGCAGGCCTGCGTCGGGACCTACGGCCCGCGCCGGGTCACCCTGGAGAACGGGAGCCTCTACTACCAGCGGGAAGGCCGCCCCAAGGGGAAGCTGACCCCGGTGACCCCGGACTGCTTCGCCCTGGAGGCCGCCCCGGCCTTCCGCCTGAAGTTCGTGCGCTCCGGCGACAAGGTGACCGCCGTCGAAGGCCACTACGAGGACGGCCGCGTGGACGTGACCCCCCGGACGGAGTGA